One stretch of Zonotrichia leucophrys gambelii isolate GWCS_2022_RI chromosome 13, RI_Zleu_2.0, whole genome shotgun sequence DNA includes these proteins:
- the N4BP3 gene encoding NEDD4-binding protein 3 has translation MAAAQGPVTCEPDTRVLGTYLSSEPVGVVGSMGSVGSLVEKQDLSPLELRAPLGGSRGLRQPDGLLRKGPNQRELFGYLHGAKKETRAERKHQTSGACYKRDYESDRENRSPERCSREHHRGADFSKSSLPERGRFDKCRIRPSAFKAVAGKGLVSMQGLSSSKGQKLSKSNGSLHTLLSQSSTAAPQHGPLRTHLLHAISLDEASDSSHNSIQSFPSYGSRLKPAQSQFSASMGHINHIGGSLDRVSRSPRDTLAPEKMPLSCKSMATLSRLQSPGEPPPPYEFSYSLEDAVKQLEDRLQETGGELRQLKRSLSETEDPFTQAFEDKQRLWLDELEDLKQMYMARLQQVMQQAQRGQRALQLQLYKAQQEKKRLQEELSLQQCQCEESKLRQPQGEHGSPKLEETKWEVCQKAAEISLLKQQLRDTQEEMAQKLGEIFSLKTQLREAKAEVQARDSQLAQLADSFQSPPEPGSSLPLGDDPMPSCQDFPGCETDDSKCRGLQSDSAEPLERQVEWLWAELLRERRQGQLQAVNFELERKTWQEEKEKVLRYQRELQASYMEMYHRSQALERELRQLRAEPRDVRIDSPWIERVESSKI, from the exons atggcagcagcacagggtccTGTGACCTGTGAGCCCGACACGCGTGTCCTCGGCACCTACCTCTCCTCGGAGCCCGTCGGCGTGGTTGGCAGCATGGGCAGCGTGGGCAGCCTGGTGGAGAAGCAGGATCTGTCCCCCCTGGAGCTGCGGGCCCCGCTGGGCGGCTCGCGGGGGCTCCGGCAGCCCGACGGGCTGCTGCGCAAGGGGCCGAACCAGCGGGAGCTCTTTGGGTACCTGCACGGGGCCAAGAAGGAGACGCGGGCGGAGCGGAAGCACCAGACATCGGGCGCCTGCTACAAGCGGGACTACGAGAGCGACCGCGAGAACCGATCCCCCGAGCGCTGCTCCCGCGAGCATCACCGCGGGGCCGACTTCTCCAAGAGCTCCCTGCCGGAGCGGGGCCGCTTCGACAAG TGTCGTATCAGGCCCTCGGCCTTCAAGGCagtggctgggaaggggctggtcTCCATGCAGGGCCTGTCCTCGTCCAAGGGGCAGAAGCTGTCCAAGAGCAATGGGAGCCTGCACACGCTGCTGTCGCAGAGCAGCACGGCGGCCCCGCAGCACGGCCCGCTCCGCACCCACCTGCTCCACGCCATCAGCCTGGATGAGGCCTCTGACTCCAGCCACAACTCCATCCAGAGCTTCCCCTCCTACGGCTCCCGCCTCaagcctgcccagagccagtTCAGCGCCTCCATGGGCCACATCAACCACATCGGGGGCTCCCTGGACAGGGTTTCCCGGAGCCCCAGGGATACCCTGGCCCCTGAGAAGATGCCCCTGTCCTGCAAAAGCATGGCCAccctgagcaggctgcagagccccgGCGAGCCCCCACCGCCCTACGAGTTCTCCTACTCGCTGGAGGACGCGGTGAAGCAGCTGGAGGACCGGCTGCAGGAGACGGGAGGGGAGCTGAGGCAGCTCAAGAGGAGCCTCAGCGAGACTGAAGACCCCTTCACAcag gcgTTTGAGGACAAGCAGCGGCTGTGGCTGGACGAGCTGGAGGACCTGAAGCAGATGTACATGGCCCGGCTGCAGCAGGTGATGCAGCAGGCGCAGCGCGGGCAGCGGGCGCTGCAGCTGCAACTCTACAAGGCGCAGCAGGAGAAGAAgcggctgcaggaggagctgagcctgcagcagtgccagtgcgAGGAGAGCAAGCTGCGGCAGCCCCAGGGCGAGCATGGCAGCCCCAAACTGGAGGAGACCAAGTGGGAG GTGtgccagaaagcagcagagatctccctgctgaagcagcagctccgGGACACCCAGGAGGAGATGGCTCAGAAGCTGGGGGAGATCTTCAGCCTGAAGACGCAGCTGCGGGAGGCCAAGGCAGAGGTCCAGGCCAGGGACtcgcagctggcacagctggcagacTCCTTCCAGAGCCCCCCCGAGCCCGGCTCCTCGCTGCCCCTGGGCGATGACCCCATGCCGTCGTGCCAGGACTTCCCTGGCTGCGAAACTGATGACTCCAAGTGCCGGGGCCTGCAGAGCGACTCGGCCGAGCCCCTGGAGCGGCAGGTGGagtggctgtgggcagagctgctgcggGAGCGGCGTCAGGGCCAGCTGCAGGCCGTGAACTTTGAGCTGGAGAGGAAAAcgtggcaggaggagaaggagaaggtgcTGCGGTACCAGCGGGAGCTCCAGGCCAGCTACATGGAGATGTACCACCGGAGCCAGGCGCTGGAGCGGGAGCTGCGGCAGCTGCGGGCGGAGCCCAGGGATGTCAGGATCGATTCGCCCTGGATCGAGCGGGTGGAGTCCTCCAAGATCTGA
- the NHP2 gene encoding H/ACA ribonucleoprotein complex subunit 2, producing the protein MAREKPEAAEAEATPELSYREQLDFLNPIAQPLASRKLTRKLLKCIRKATKHKQLRRGVKEVQKFINKGEKGITVLAGDTLPIDVYCHIPIMCEDRSLPYAYVPSKTDLGAAAGSKRPTCVILIKPHEEYQEAYDECLEEVSALPLPL; encoded by the exons ATGGCGCGAGAGAAGCCGGAGGCGGCCGAGGCGGAGGCGACACCGGAGCTCTCGTACCGGGAGCAGCTCGACTTCTTGAACCCCATCGCGCAGCCGCTTGCGTCCCGCAAGCTCACCCGAAAGCTCCTCAAGTGCATCAGGAAAG CGACCAAGCACAAGCAGCTCCGCCGCGGCGTGAAGGAGGTGCAGAAGTTCATCAACAAGGGCGAGAAGGG GATCACGGTGCTGGCCGGGGACACGCTGCCCATCGATGTGTATTGCCACATCCCCATCATGTGCGAGGACAGGAGCCTCCCGTACGCGTACGTCCCTTCCAAAACG gacctgggagctgcagccggCTCCAAGCGCCCGACCTGTGTCATCCTGATCAAGCCCCACGAGGAGTACCAGGAGGCCTACGACGAGTGCCTGGAGGAGGTGTCGGCCCTTCCCCTGCCGCTGTGA
- the LOC135453510 gene encoding bromodomain-containing protein 8-like, with product MEAAHLRVLPCCGPPRVARNELGLAVLDQSAKKLLYFHCLQMGHAWKSELESPIKSESSDFQSPPDCDSSLDLDVMSWRNTEEEAMGRLEGSSQEADPEMELSEPLWKDDSEDNHEAEEPCENNSLLQFLLEVTQMLESCCIGSTESPETPWDYCGSGGKESDGEEERGQEQSTGTAGSGAEESQLDILAKDEEELFLEREGETEDSSGEPPSDELHSPEMSAQALDQDGSDSSSAASVLDSTGSPNVHLLQPSWNNPPQHLILKKKLLSIWRMIASHRFSSPFLKPVSEKQAPGYRDVVKRPMDLSSIKRRLSKGHIQSVMQFQCDLMLMFQNAVMYNSSDHHVFHVAVEMQREVLEQLQVLAEALLLSRDRLE from the exons ATGGAGGCTGCTCACCTCAGAGTCCTTCCATGCTGTGGCCCTCCAAGGGTGGCAAGAAATGAGCTGGGCTTGGCAGTTCTGGATCAGAGTGCAAAGAAATTGTTGTATTTTCATTGTTTGCAGATGGGCCATGCCTGGAAGTCTGAGTTGGAATCTCCCATCAAGTCAGAGAGCAGTGATTTCCAGTCCCCTCCTGACTGCGATTCAAGCTTGGATCTGGATGTGATGAGCTGGAGAAATACTGAAGAGGAGGCCATGGGGAGGCTGGAGGGGAGCAGCCAAGAGGCAGACCCTGAGATGGAGCTGAGTGAGCCCCTCTGGAAGGATGACAGTGAAGATAACCACGAGGCAGAGGAGCCATGTGAAAACAACAGTCTTCTCCAGTTCCTCTTGGAG GTAACCCAGATGTTGGAATCTTGCTGCATTGGCAGCACAGAGTCACCAGAGACTCCGTGGGATTACTGTGGCTCTGGGGGGAAGGAGAGTGATGGGGAGGAAGAGAGGGGCCAGGAACAGAGCACCGGAACAGCAGgctcaggagcagaggaaagtCAGCTGGACATCCTGGCAAAAGATGAGGAAGAACTCTTCCTGGAAAGAGAG GGAGAGACTGAAGACTCGTCTGGAGAGCCCCCTTCAGATGAGCTGCATTCACCTGAGATGAGTGCTCAGGCCCTGGATCAGgatggcagtgacagcagctctgcagcctcagtgCTGGACTCCACAGGCTCTCCCAACGTGCACCT gctgcagccaaGCTGGAATAACCCCCCCCAGCACCTGATCCTCAAAAAAAAGCTCCTGTCCATCTGGAGGATGATAGCCAGCCACAG GTTCAGCAGCCCGTTCCTGAAGCCAGTGTCAGAGAAACAAGCCCCTGGATACAGGGATGTGGTAAAGAG GCCCATGGATTTAAGCAGCATAAAGAGGAGGCTCTCAAAGGGACACATTCAGTCCGTGATGCAGTTCCAGTGTGACCTGATGCTCATGTTCCAGAACGCTGTGATGTACAACAGCTCCGACCACCACGTGTTCCACGTGGCTGTGGAGATGCAGCGAGAGGTCTTGGAGCAACTGCAGGTCTTGGCTGAAGCCCTCCTGTTGtccagggacaggctggagtGA